The Shewanella pealeana ATCC 700345 genome contains the following window.
CGGGAGAGATTAAAAACTTCACCGGGATCTCGGCGCCCTACGAAACCCCTACAGCTGCCGAGCTGACCATAGATACCAGCAAAGGGGACTTAGCCACTCAAGTGAGTGCACTTTTAGATTATTTAGCGGCGATTCAGGTGATTGACTCAGAGAAGCTAAAAAAAGCGGTTTAGCGGTTTTATAGCGATTCAGATTTATCCCAATCTTAGTAAGTCATTATAAGGAACATAATGAGTATAAAAAACATTTCCATCAAAGAGCTAGAGGACTTGGTTCTGCTATTTGATCAATATATGGTTTTTTATAACCAAGGTTCGGCACCGGAAAAGTATCGAAAATATTTAAGTGAGCGTTTGCAAAATGGTGACGCTACGGTGTTTATTTCCTATAGCTGTGAAAATAATCCCGTTGGTTTTGTATTAAATTACCATACGTTTTCGTCGGTATCTCTGGGTAAAATCATCATATTAAACGACCTGTTTGTGACGGAGTCACACCGAAAACAAGGGGTCGCCAATAGTTTAATCGATTGTGCTATCGATTTAGCTAAGCGCACTGGTAGCGTTCGAGTCGATTTGGGT
Protein-coding sequences here:
- a CDS encoding GNAT family N-acetyltransferase, coding for MSIKNISIKELEDLVLLFDQYMVFYNQGSAPEKYRKYLSERLQNGDATVFISYSCENNPVGFVLNYHTFSSVSLGKIIILNDLFVTESHRKQGVANSLIDCAIDLAKRTGSVRVDLGTAKDNLKAQALYEKIGFVKDTEYFSYSFSL